The nucleotide window AAGGACCCGACCCAATCCTGAACAAGGACCCGAAgaaaacgagagagagagagagagagagagagagagagtccgcTTCAACTAGTAGCTGAACCACTTTATGTGCTCAAAGTCTGACCTCAGCCCGCCACTGGAATCTAGCGATGGGAGACGAGAAGCCGACGGTGGTGATGGCCAATCGAGAAAGAGATCTGGAGCTTCTGATGCCCGTCGCTGATAAAGACCAAGGTTCTACTTCGAAGccgtcttcatcttcttcctcttcctcttcgcATCACCAGGCTACCCACGAGGTCTACTTTCTAATTTCCCTGATCTTGAAAGCTACCACCATGTTCTTCCTCCGATTTGATTTAAAGCTCCGAGTTCCTTTTTACTGTTCAAAAAAAATCTGAGAAATTGATTTTGCCCTAGAAAGAAATTAACAACTTCTTTTGAAAGATATCAAGTTTGAAGCTTTCCAAGTGTGTTTTTTGCTTTGGAGAATTCTTGAATCTCTCTGGGTGGTTTGATGCTTTTAGCTGTTTTCTGCAGACTTTGAGCTTGTTCATTAGGGGCTGGGCCTCTAAGAAGTTCATGACTGGCTGGTAAGCAAGCAAGACTTGACATTTTGTCATTTGATCACAGATTTCAAATATTGTGCTTGTTAGTTAGTTGCCCTTGTTTTCTTTTCAGTGTTATCCTACTTCCCATTGCGATTACATTCTATATAACATGGTGGTTTATTCACTTTGTTGATGGCTTCTTCTCTCCCATATATGCACAGCTTGGAATCAACATTTTTGGTAAGCATTATTTGCATGTCCCCTCTTGATCGATTCTACCATCTGGTGtctgatttttttggtttggtttttttgTAGGTTTCGGTTTCTTGACTTCAATCGCATTCATCTTCTTGGTCGGGGTGTTCATGTCTTCATGGTTGGGGGCTTCGGTTCTGAACCTGGGGGAGTGGTTTATCAAGCGGATGCCATTTGTTCGTCACATCTACAACGCTTCCAAGCAAATCAGCACTGCCATTTCTCCTGGTCTCTTcttagaaaatgaaaaaaaaactcattttttgcATTCTCAGCATTATTCCAGTCAGTCTTATCCTTGTTCataccatgtttttttttgacagaTCAAAATACACAAGCTTTCAAGGAAGTTGCAATCATCAGGCATCCACGTGTAGGCGAATACGCATTTGGGTTTATTACATCAACTGTTGTTCTTCAGGTGAGTACAAtgattttgtttattgtttcttGAACTACTCCTGACTTATGGATACAAAAGGGTAGACAATTTATGTGCGTTATAATGCTCTTTGTCCTTGCAGAATTATCCAACAGAAGAGGAACTTTGTTGTGTATATGTTCCAACGAACCACCTTTACATCGGAGATATCCTACTTGTCAACAGCAACGACGTTATCAGGCCAAATCTCTCGGTCCGGGAAGGCATAGGTGAGATCACAAAGCCTCTTTACTATTAACAAAGTCAATTAGCAGAAAGCTTCTGAACTTCACATAATATATCATTGCTGATCTGCAGAGATTGTTGTTTCGGGTGGAATGTCAATGCCGCAAATTCTATCGACCATAGATAAACCGGCACCCTCCATCGACAGAGCTACAAGCGTATAGAGAAACTCATGCAGAAGAATACAGTTTCTAGTTTTGTTGGGATTTGGGGATTTGAATGTTTGATCATGAGTGTGTCTCTCTCCAGTTTCTTCATTGTTGTAACTTTCCTCTCATTTGTGATTTGTGTGTTTACAAAAAGGTGTATAATGTAAGATTAGGTCTATATCCCTCCTTTAATATGAATCGTTTTCATTGAGAGTTATAATACAAGCTTTGAGGTTACAAGAACTGGCTATTATCTTTCTAAAGCAACATAATTGGTTTGGTTGATTTACTTCACAATAAGTAGCTGTTCGAATATTTCAAGAACATGATAAATACGCAAcattataaccaaaaaaaaaactcttaaaagaaatattaatatgtaaaaaaaatcgaGTGGACTAAGTAACAGCAATGTACACAGATAATGTCAACAAGTcgtaaaaaaacatttataaatcaaaaccaaGAATTTTAATGGAAGAACTAAGAAAATAAAGTCTAATAACACAACCTTCGTGAACATTTATTGTAATCATCTGCCATTATTGGTGGCTGTTACCTCATAAATTAAGCATGGAAAATCGGATTCAGCTGCCATTGTTGCTCTCTGTAAAGTAATGTTAGGAGTAAAATGTCTCGATTCATAGATCTTTCTtctcagatggagcttgaggcTGTTGAGTTTGTGTGTATGAAGAAGTTAGCTGGGAAGGTTGTTGTATTGTGGTTTGTGAAACTCCGTTCGCCACTTCTCCTTGTTGAACCACCGGCTCGGTTTTCACAGCCGCGTGTACAGGTGACTCTGTATCCATCCTTGACAAAGAACACTTTGATTctgcaacaaacaaacaaaactagCTTTTAGAATGATAATCTTCTGTTTGGCCATAATGAGACAAGAGATGTAGTAAACCTTTTAGTTCTGCGTATGAGATGATTCGGTTAAGGCAGTCACGGAACTTGGTTAATACTATTTTCTCCTTCTCTGCATAACCTTGGTCTTGCCCGTTTGGTGGCTCCACCGAATAATTAGATGAAGCTGCAACCATTAACATAGTGTCCTGTTCATCACACATCAACGCCAAGGTTTCTGGAGACAGTGACTTTCCTTTTGAGCCATCCGAATTGGACTCATCTGCACCAGCTTCATTTCCACTCGCAGCTTTTTCAATCTCTGTACCATTGTTATTGTCTTGCGCAGAAGAAGCTAATGAAGTTTCTGTCTGATCTTCCAACCGTTTCACTGTTGATGTCTTGGCTGCTTCCTCAGATACAGCAACCAGAACAGAACAAAGTGCTTTCACAT belongs to Brassica rapa cultivar Chiifu-401-42 chromosome A07, CAAS_Brap_v3.01, whole genome shotgun sequence and includes:
- the LOC103848382 gene encoding protein CONTINUOUS VASCULAR RING 1, which codes for MGDEKPTVVMANRERDLELLMPVADKDQGSTSKPSSSSSSSSSHHQATHETLSLFIRGWASKKFMTGCVILLPIAITFYITWWFIHFVDGFFSPIYAQLGINIFGFGFLTSIAFIFLVGVFMSSWLGASVLNLGEWFIKRMPFVRHIYNASKQISTAISPDQNTQAFKEVAIIRHPRVGEYAFGFITSTVVLQNYPTEEELCCVYVPTNHLYIGDILLVNSNDVIRPNLSVREGIEIVVSGGMSMPQILSTIDKPAPSIDRATSV